Part of the Kwoniella shivajii chromosome 1, complete sequence genome, GCTTCCTCTTCCAGATATCACATAGATCATGATGATTCGACTTCACTCAACTCACATTCTCATGCACCTTTTGACCATTCTCCACCACCGTCAAAGCGACCAACTTTAAACGGAGCTTTAACTCCAGGAGTACTATCAGAAGATTTTCAGTCAAATAATTCTCATCAACAGTTcaccaattcatcatcaaactcaaaatcaaaatcaattcatgATAGAAAAGCATCAAGAAATAGTTTTAGTACACATCCAAAATTACGTCgttcatctttaccaccacctttacctggAGGTTTACTAAATTTCGCAAGGTTCGAAACTGAAAATatagatgatttgattaAATTCTTACAAGAtttgatcacttcttctgcttcagcaAATAGAGTTTCATTGgaaaaaatgaaaagaaatgTCAAAGTTATGGCAACAGGTGGTGGATCACATTTATTTTATGATAGAttaaaagatgaattaggtGTTCAAGTTActagagaagaagaaatggaatgtTTGATCTTAGGTTTAGGTTTCGTAACTAGAGTACCAGAAGAAGTCTTTTGGTTCTCTGAAGAATTAGTGTATAAAGTATCACATACGCACCAtgattcaacttcaccttcaactgcAAATTCGAATTCAACATCAGCACCTCCACCACATCCAGTGAAATTGACCATACCACCATCAGAATTACCTAGACCAAGTCCAACACCACCAGCCTACCAAGTCACATTCGCGGATACATTGGAAGGAACAGATCCGGTGCCTCACTTCCCTTGTCTGATAGTCAATATAGGTAGTGGAGTCAGTATCGTTAAAGTGGACGAGGATGGTTCATTCGAAAGAGTCAGTGGTACTTCTCTTGGAGGAGGAACCCTCTGGGGTCTATTGAGTCTTTTGACTGATGCTGAAAACTtcgatggtgagtcaacgtctttctccatcttcaaaaTGCCGTGACAACTGCTGATCCTTCCGTTCGAAATTCTTCGTATtcactcttctttcactttttggTTTACATCACCTTGCATCTCATTCTATTGCCTATGATCCGACTCGCATCACCTCTGCCATCACCTAATCTGACTCTGTATCACTCTCCTGCATATTTTCTCGAATTTCAGAAATGCTACTTCTGTCGGAACAAGGAGACAACTCAGCTGTAGACATGCTTGTAGGAGATATATATGGATCGGACTATTCTAAGATCGGATTGAAGTCCTCTACAATAGCTTCATCGTTTGGCAAAGTATTCAGAAAAGGATCTAATCCTGAACAGCGAAAGAAATCATTCAAACAAGAGGATATAGCGAAAAGTTTATTATATGCTATCAGTAACAATATTGGTCATGTTGCGTGAGTATTTACTCTTCTCCACACGTATCCACATCGAAAGCAACTCTCTTGTACCCCAATGTGGAGGCAGGACGACACTGATTATGTCTGCGTATCACGCTTAGATATATGAATGCAGCGAAATACGGACTTGATAAGGTGTTTTTCGGAGGATGTTTCATTCGCGGTAAGTCAAGGCTTCTTCTCCGAAAGTCTACTGATGGACTGACGGACGTGTTCGTGGCGGAGCAGGTCATGCGGCTACCATATCAACGTTATCATATGCCATCAGATTCTGGAGTAAAGGTACTATGCGAGCATGTTTCCTTCGACATGAAGGCTTTTTGTAAGTGCTATTCCCTATGTACCGTCCTTTGCCGCTTGACCTCCTTGGgtcttttcatttttcatGTGGCTTTTTCGTCAACCCTATGTCCTCTCGTCATCTTTGATTCCAGTAGCGAGGCAGATCTTGTAACCTTGCGCAATCTGTCATCAGCATTATACAATCTATCTTTCCGACATACATGATTGTTTGATTTATCAAAATGATGTCTGGACTTTAATCTGATTCCCACTGTTTCCCACGATGTTTCGATCATTTTTTAATATCACAGAAAAAGGCGGACAGGATAAGAAGGAACAGGAACAAATTAAAATAGAATTCCTCGGT contains:
- a CDS encoding pantothenate kinase — its product is MPTSSPMPDISIPQARRIAVDTTGAQIVQEESPATRDSRGIYLPHYIEPVSHIAIDIGGSLAKVVYFTRSNLPISTTPPQSGHSSPFLPPAESVSAPSLLSTSNGASSSRYHIDHDDSTSLNSHSHAPFDHSPPPSKRPTLNGALTPGVLSEDFQSNNSHQQFTNSSSNSKSKSIHDRKASRNSFSTHPKLRRSSLPPPLPGGLLNFARFETENIDDLIKFLQDLITSSASANRVSLEKMKRNVKVMATGGGSHLFYDRLKDELGVQVTREEEMECLILGLGFVTRVPEEVFWFSEELVYKVSHTHHDSTSPSTANSNSTSAPPPHPVKLTIPPSELPRPSPTPPAYQVTFADTLEGTDPVPHFPCLIVNIGSGVSIVKVDEDGSFERVSGTSLGGGTLWGLLSLLTDAENFDEMLLLSEQGDNSAVDMLVGDIYGSDYSKIGLKSSTIASSFGKVFRKGSNPEQRKKSFKQEDIAKSLLYAISNNIGHVAYMNAAKYGLDKVFFGGCFIRGHAATISTLSYAIRFWSKGTMRACFLRHEGFLGAIGAWIKNVEPEQNQDIDHENENGNGNGNGNGKEDHSSD